Proteins from one Terriglobus tenax genomic window:
- a CDS encoding tyrosine-type recombinase/integrase yields MEVPYLGARSLDVGGGKLMPAAGALFKESFLSRPRYQNGSLKLMPRKSSASVWIYRWRETDEHGERQLRKQVIGTVTQYPTKALASSAIESLRLTINQQGFQRMAGPKTFSDLVNHYRSKELPEENHQRKTRKTKKNYEGNLKNHILPRWGSFRLRDIRSVDVEEWLDRVSLAPSSRAKLRNVMSTVFRHGIRWEWLGQHENPIAMVRVSSKRTRIPETLTVEEFLALLGKLPDRERAMGVVCATTGLRISETLGLKWGDIDFQTGKANVLRSVVDGAVGRCKTEVSQQPVPLDDLVLAELQTWRTITMYSSDTDWVFASDHAFGKMPVWAVSSLQKILQPVAKRAGITKRIGWHIFRHTYSSMLSEYGDDVKVVQELMRHAKINTTMEIYTHARMEKKRQAQSKVVDVLFGRERTMV; encoded by the coding sequence GTGGAAGTTCCGTATCTCGGAGCTCGATCATTGGATGTCGGCGGCGGTAAACTTATGCCAGCGGCCGGGGCCTTGTTCAAGGAGAGTTTCTTGAGCAGACCTCGTTATCAAAATGGCAGTTTGAAACTTATGCCCCGCAAAAGTAGCGCCTCTGTTTGGATCTACCGCTGGCGTGAAACCGATGAGCACGGTGAGCGCCAGTTGCGGAAGCAAGTCATCGGAACGGTCACGCAATATCCGACGAAGGCCCTTGCATCGTCAGCGATTGAATCGCTCAGGCTGACAATCAACCAGCAGGGCTTTCAGAGAATGGCCGGCCCCAAAACCTTCTCGGATCTCGTCAACCACTATCGTTCGAAAGAACTCCCTGAAGAGAATCACCAACGCAAGACTCGTAAGACCAAAAAGAACTACGAGGGCAACTTGAAGAACCATATCCTTCCACGATGGGGTTCCTTCCGGCTTCGCGACATCCGCAGTGTGGATGTCGAGGAGTGGCTGGACCGCGTCAGCCTGGCTCCTAGTTCGAGGGCCAAGCTCCGCAATGTCATGAGCACGGTCTTTCGCCATGGCATACGGTGGGAGTGGCTCGGGCAGCACGAGAATCCGATCGCCATGGTGCGTGTCAGTTCCAAACGGACGCGCATCCCTGAGACGCTCACGGTTGAAGAGTTTCTGGCTCTCTTGGGAAAGCTCCCAGACCGGGAACGGGCGATGGGTGTTGTCTGTGCGACCACAGGCCTCCGCATCAGCGAAACGCTTGGACTGAAGTGGGGCGACATCGATTTCCAAACGGGGAAGGCAAACGTTCTTCGTTCGGTCGTCGATGGAGCCGTCGGCCGCTGCAAGACAGAGGTCTCACAGCAGCCCGTCCCGCTCGACGATCTGGTTCTGGCGGAGCTTCAGACCTGGCGGACGATCACAATGTACTCGTCCGACACAGACTGGGTGTTTGCCAGCGATCATGCCTTCGGCAAGATGCCTGTCTGGGCGGTCTCGTCCTTACAGAAGATCTTGCAGCCGGTCGCGAAACGGGCAGGCATCACCAAGCGCATCGGTTGGCACATCTTCCGCCATACCTACAGCTCCATGCTGTCGGAATATGGGGACGACGTGAAGGTGGTTCAGGAGCTTATGCGCCACGCCAAGATCAACACCACCATGGAGATCTACACGCACGCTCGAATGGAGAAGAAGCGACAGGCGCAGAGCAAGGTCGTGGACGTTCTGTTTGGGCGGGAAAGGACGATGGTATGA
- a CDS encoding helix-turn-helix domain-containing protein: MALAASVEQIGTRDVVPTNTDVASRSDERGIKIPDRRPPTSASPDVLVQEPFVDAERAASFLSMRRKTLLELARRGRLPGHPVGSGQRRMWKFRISELDHWMSAAVNLCQRPGPCSRRVS; the protein is encoded by the coding sequence ATGGCCTTAGCCGCAAGCGTCGAACAAATTGGAACCAGAGATGTCGTACCCACAAACACAGATGTCGCTAGCCGTTCGGACGAGAGAGGGATCAAGATACCTGATCGCCGTCCGCCGACCTCTGCCTCACCGGACGTCTTGGTGCAGGAGCCGTTTGTAGATGCAGAGCGCGCCGCTAGCTTTCTGTCCATGCGACGCAAGACGCTTCTCGAACTCGCTCGTCGAGGGAGGCTGCCAGGTCATCCCGTAGGATCCGGGCAGCGACGGATGTGGAAGTTCCGTATCTCGGAGCTCGATCATTGGATGTCGGCGGCGGTAAACTTATGCCAGCGGCCGGGGCCTTGTTCAAGGAGAGTTTCTTGA
- a CDS encoding LysR family transcriptional regulator, with the protein MYEWAELRHFRYLLAILEKQGFRAAAEQLRTAQPNLSIQAKQFQENASVRLFRKMKGQRIRPTESGIAFKVLARYLLETLEEVLDALIAIERGEIGSVRFGCTPLVDQGLFRTFSDLHQEILPGCRIRPTHGDTAQLADEVLLGKVDAAIVTLPLHHPDLRIEEVRRDRLVVCLRRDHPLATKASLQTADLQGNLAVLYHPQRHPDAHARLLELLRDAGVQIEEYSCVSHPTEMQTLVKGGHGFALIREGTHLDDELMTRPIAGVDWTVDTALIYHKVRHPKTIPILVKRLKKQLSKNEKERPLNQVPAYLQASMIAAQRPPQPVKEGPVQMTLLS; encoded by the coding sequence ATGTATGAATGGGCCGAGCTTCGCCACTTTCGGTATCTGCTTGCCATCCTGGAGAAACAGGGATTCAGGGCGGCAGCGGAACAATTGCGTACCGCCCAACCGAACCTCAGCATTCAAGCCAAACAGTTTCAGGAAAACGCCTCGGTTCGTCTCTTCCGCAAGATGAAAGGCCAGCGTATCCGGCCGACGGAATCTGGAATTGCGTTCAAAGTCCTTGCCCGGTATCTCTTAGAAACGCTCGAAGAGGTACTCGATGCACTGATCGCGATCGAACGTGGCGAGATTGGCTCCGTGCGATTCGGATGCACTCCCTTGGTCGATCAGGGCTTGTTTCGCACCTTTAGCGATCTACACCAAGAGATTCTTCCCGGCTGCCGGATTCGGCCCACCCATGGTGATACTGCCCAACTCGCGGATGAGGTTCTGCTAGGAAAGGTCGACGCCGCCATTGTGACTCTACCTCTTCATCATCCGGATTTGCGCATCGAAGAGGTGCGGCGAGACCGGCTTGTCGTGTGCCTGCGGCGAGACCATCCGCTGGCCACGAAAGCCTCGTTGCAAACCGCGGATCTGCAGGGCAACCTTGCCGTCCTCTATCACCCCCAACGTCACCCGGATGCGCACGCGCGTCTGCTCGAACTGCTCAGAGATGCCGGCGTGCAAATCGAAGAGTATTCCTGCGTCTCGCACCCAACCGAGATGCAGACGCTCGTCAAAGGCGGCCACGGCTTCGCGTTGATCCGCGAAGGAACCCATCTTGACGATGAATTGATGACACGTCCGATCGCAGGAGTGGACTGGACCGTGGATACTGCTTTGATTTACCACAAAGTGCGCCATCCGAAGACCATTCCCATCCTTGTCAAGCGGCTCAAGAAGCAACTCTCCAAGAACGAAAAAGAGAGGCCACTGAACCAGGTACCTGCTTACTTGCAGGCCTCCATGATTGCTGCTCAACGACCTCCTCAACCTGTGAAAGAAGGTCCGGTTCAGATGACGCTCTTGAGCTGA
- a CDS encoding VirB3 family type IV secretion system protein, translating to MGRRGEPQAINQALNRPRAKLGLDLTAWMAIVFVCIAVFLVGFRLLAMMAFPTLAVGAWLIIRKHPKMFQLWGLSLNQKSYYDPRKY from the coding sequence ATGGGACGGCGAGGAGAACCGCAGGCAATTAATCAGGCCCTGAACCGACCGAGAGCCAAGCTTGGTCTCGATCTTACGGCATGGATGGCGATCGTATTCGTCTGCATTGCGGTTTTCCTCGTCGGGTTTCGTCTCCTGGCGATGATGGCCTTCCCAACGCTCGCTGTTGGCGCGTGGCTCATCATCCGCAAACACCCAAAGATGTTTCAACTCTGGGGCTTGAGCCTCAACCAGAAGAGCTACTATGACCCGCGCAAATACTGA
- a CDS encoding VirB4 family type IV secretion system protein, which produces MTRANTEHAKFVPWFAKAGAACSIVPIARFVSDHIFALKGGGYGSLFALTGIDEEGLTDQELESQLRMIEGALRGMPEGACLHQYTRVRAGFEIPRQQSYTNPVTQVFVEERLRFLEQTAGFRRIDLHWCLTLEPSKVKSFERKSEENAAGTSRILAELQKTATLLAGNLGSSIGLQLRSKQDTFRFFSYLFNLEDWAEQGQLRADTGVDRQIVQAPVSWESDHLRVGKRYVQMYSLKTTPEASRPSLFADLLMLDCDSILCSTWRPKSSATARREIDQQEKFISFFKVGVLSRVMAGKDTASLDTGAGAKAANNAVDDLSDVIRALDKKAQGEYSLRLLIAARSVADLHSIAPAVHRVFVEARAQIMEETLGNLSAFYAMFPGNGKFNVFPMWLGEDHHARLSSIFAPHLGHPLSEDLDHEYLNVFETRTRTPFFQVAYVDGVRVQLILGPTGSGKSVMGNSTIAHEQKYGGFTYIFDIGGSYESVVELYGGRVDRIGKDGPRVNPFILEPTQSNIQFLYSFIKLLLTNGGAELEPEDDDVIHKAVQDMYLLDPGNRRLSNLYLPKKLDRYLSKWVGRGVYSAIFDNVEDSLSLSRLQCFDFQGVNNAQYADLIEPLMVWLLRRINDVLFNPANLGVPKHILIEEIFSSMKNRQLLEAALASIKTVRKNLGGVTMIGQSAEDLGANADSIVNSCTSFLFLRDATFNRKRYAELFKMNEQQLALFESLQDREALYMRRDGLTKVIRLNLDSRSYAAFSTKPKDRVRRSKLIARYGLAEGIARFAQGETE; this is translated from the coding sequence ATGACCCGCGCAAATACTGAGCACGCAAAATTCGTTCCGTGGTTCGCCAAGGCAGGCGCAGCGTGCAGCATCGTGCCGATTGCACGCTTCGTGAGTGACCACATCTTTGCGCTGAAGGGTGGCGGCTACGGATCCCTCTTTGCTCTCACGGGCATCGATGAAGAAGGCTTGACCGATCAGGAGCTTGAGTCACAGCTCCGCATGATCGAAGGCGCATTGCGTGGCATGCCGGAGGGAGCTTGCCTCCACCAGTACACGCGCGTTCGCGCTGGCTTTGAGATTCCTCGCCAGCAGAGCTACACGAATCCCGTGACGCAGGTCTTCGTTGAAGAGCGTCTTCGTTTCCTCGAGCAGACTGCGGGCTTTCGCCGCATTGATCTCCACTGGTGCCTGACGCTGGAACCGTCGAAGGTCAAGTCCTTCGAGCGGAAATCGGAGGAGAACGCCGCTGGAACTTCACGGATACTGGCCGAGTTGCAAAAGACAGCCACGCTATTGGCCGGAAATCTCGGCAGCTCCATTGGACTCCAGTTGCGGAGCAAACAGGACACCTTCCGTTTCTTCAGCTACCTCTTCAATCTGGAGGACTGGGCCGAACAGGGGCAGCTACGCGCCGATACGGGCGTAGACCGCCAGATCGTGCAGGCACCTGTCTCGTGGGAGAGCGATCATCTGCGTGTCGGCAAGCGATACGTCCAGATGTACTCCCTGAAGACCACGCCAGAAGCATCGCGGCCGAGTCTTTTCGCAGACTTGCTTATGCTGGATTGCGACAGCATCCTCTGCTCGACGTGGAGGCCCAAGTCGAGTGCCACCGCGCGTCGTGAGATCGACCAGCAGGAAAAGTTCATCTCGTTCTTTAAAGTAGGGGTGCTCTCGCGCGTGATGGCCGGTAAAGACACGGCCTCGCTCGACACAGGAGCCGGAGCGAAGGCCGCCAATAACGCAGTCGATGACCTCAGCGATGTCATTCGGGCGCTCGATAAGAAGGCGCAAGGCGAATACTCGCTTCGTCTGTTGATCGCGGCACGCAGCGTAGCTGACCTCCACAGCATCGCTCCCGCTGTGCATCGCGTCTTCGTCGAAGCGCGTGCCCAGATCATGGAGGAGACGCTCGGCAATCTCTCCGCGTTCTACGCCATGTTTCCGGGCAATGGAAAGTTCAATGTATTCCCCATGTGGCTGGGAGAGGATCATCATGCGCGCTTGTCTTCCATCTTCGCACCGCATCTTGGACATCCCCTATCGGAGGACCTTGACCACGAATACCTGAATGTCTTCGAGACGCGCACAAGGACTCCCTTTTTCCAAGTTGCCTATGTCGACGGTGTGCGGGTCCAGCTCATCCTCGGGCCCACAGGGTCCGGGAAGTCAGTGATGGGTAACAGCACCATTGCGCACGAGCAAAAGTATGGCGGGTTCACCTACATCTTCGACATCGGCGGCAGCTATGAGAGTGTCGTCGAGCTGTACGGTGGGCGTGTCGATCGCATCGGCAAAGACGGCCCACGCGTGAATCCGTTCATTCTGGAGCCGACACAGAGCAACATCCAGTTCCTCTATAGCTTCATCAAGCTGTTGCTGACCAACGGCGGCGCGGAGCTTGAGCCAGAAGATGACGACGTCATTCATAAGGCCGTGCAGGACATGTACCTACTCGATCCGGGCAATCGTCGTCTGTCGAATCTCTATCTGCCGAAGAAACTTGATCGTTACCTGTCGAAATGGGTTGGTCGCGGCGTCTATAGCGCGATCTTCGACAACGTAGAAGACAGTCTCTCCCTCTCTCGACTGCAATGCTTTGACTTCCAGGGTGTGAACAACGCGCAGTATGCGGATCTGATCGAGCCACTGATGGTGTGGCTGCTGCGGCGCATCAACGACGTGCTGTTCAATCCCGCTAATTTAGGTGTTCCCAAGCACATCCTCATCGAAGAGATCTTCTCTTCGATGAAGAACCGTCAGCTCTTGGAAGCCGCGCTGGCTTCGATCAAGACAGTGCGTAAGAACCTTGGCGGCGTCACGATGATCGGTCAGTCCGCTGAGGATCTCGGTGCCAATGCCGACTCCATCGTCAACTCCTGCACATCGTTCCTCTTCCTGCGCGATGCGACATTCAACCGGAAGCGTTACGCCGAGCTCTTCAAGATGAACGAACAGCAGCTCGCTCTCTTCGAGAGCTTGCAGGATCGCGAAGCGCTCTACATGCGCCGCGATGGGCTCACCAAGGTCATTCGCCTAAATCTCGACAGCCGCAGTTACGCTGCCTTCTCCACCAAGCCGAAGGATCGTGTGCGCAGATCGAAGTTGATTGCCAGGTACGGACTCGCCGAGGGCATCGCCCGCTTTGCCCAAGGCGAGACGGAGTAG
- a CDS encoding TrbG/VirB9 family P-type conjugative transfer protein: MKPPIPIAVALHLVLASASLHAATPVHALQPSAPRTVTVSESQTPPVVRAGLLQSTLIVLPAEEKVANVFAGDTVDWVFDGGHVASRFISVKPKTANGSTDIHIVSDHGNEYTLQLREISDDADAHYDSKVLIEPGDKVAKNRLAQLPVFVPAADLDKARQEATAAQAAQAATLKAEQTREETYRSQYPGSLHFDFVWDEKKGKELGLQQIWRDDKFTYLRGHFQETPALYEVKDKKPSLINFDFANGLYIVPKEVDAGYLAIGKQRVDFHRSAEGR, from the coding sequence ATGAAACCGCCCATCCCCATCGCCGTTGCTCTCCATCTTGTGCTGGCTTCCGCATCGTTGCACGCGGCTACGCCGGTGCATGCTCTCCAGCCAAGTGCCCCGCGCACGGTCACCGTGTCGGAGTCGCAGACCCCGCCCGTAGTGCGCGCAGGCTTATTGCAATCGACGCTGATTGTCCTGCCTGCCGAGGAAAAGGTTGCGAACGTCTTCGCTGGGGACACGGTCGATTGGGTCTTCGACGGTGGTCATGTGGCTTCGCGCTTTATCAGCGTGAAGCCGAAGACGGCGAACGGATCGACCGACATCCATATCGTCTCCGACCACGGCAACGAGTACACCCTGCAATTGCGTGAAATCTCGGATGATGCCGATGCGCACTATGACTCGAAGGTGCTGATCGAGCCCGGCGACAAGGTGGCGAAGAACCGCTTGGCACAGTTGCCCGTCTTCGTGCCTGCGGCTGACCTCGACAAAGCCAGGCAGGAAGCTACGGCGGCGCAGGCGGCCCAGGCCGCCACGCTAAAAGCCGAGCAAACGAGGGAGGAGACCTATCGCAGCCAGTATCCCGGCTCGCTTCACTTCGATTTCGTCTGGGATGAGAAGAAAGGCAAGGAGCTTGGTCTTCAGCAGATATGGCGCGATGACAAGTTCACGTATCTGCGCGGGCACTTCCAGGAAACACCCGCCCTCTACGAAGTGAAGGATAAGAAACCCTCGCTCATCAACTTCGACTTCGCGAACGGTCTGTACATCGTGCCGAAGGAAGTGGATGCGGGTTATCTCGCCATCGGCAAACAGCGCGTGGACTTTCATCGCAGCGCAGAGGGGAGGTAG
- a CDS encoding TrbI/VirB10 family protein, translating to MSELNDNTPATVPEQPESKPPLRKSMPVVIALVVIVALVGLANLSSLLTGNKKNAPASALSMSPTTPNAQQVSSFQTQQQMQARHDAEELQRQQSLAAAMQQLQQEQSVPGPESATAAPMTPAQRDAIYGGSSNAPQHTSNVSEAQAEAKQKRLAVEKQHQDALNSDTVAIDFSHAGSGAPAAVLSAKAESTDKASAEDIPGKLPAKDASASAAKSNPMSAYNFDQYQGQLYRIFEGTVLEGVVTNHIDGGLSGPILVMLTTDYYSHDHQQLLMPQGTRLIGNVQSVGNAQQRKMFVTFHRAVCPDGFSLDFDKYLGLDQMGTTGLATKVDHGYLMAFGAAAAIGGLGGMAQIGNNGSVLSPSTQIRNGISEQSAAEGEQVLNHFLNRLPVITLKEGSRARVYIGRDILIPSYAEHRVDPTL from the coding sequence ATGTCGGAACTGAATGACAACACCCCCGCAACTGTCCCCGAACAGCCAGAGTCGAAGCCGCCACTGCGGAAGAGTATGCCCGTCGTGATCGCTCTCGTGGTGATCGTGGCCCTCGTCGGTCTCGCCAACCTCTCCAGCCTTCTGACCGGCAATAAGAAGAACGCCCCGGCCAGCGCCCTGAGCATGAGCCCGACGACGCCCAATGCCCAACAGGTGTCGAGCTTCCAGACCCAACAGCAGATGCAGGCACGGCATGATGCCGAAGAGCTGCAACGGCAACAGTCGCTCGCTGCCGCGATGCAGCAGCTCCAACAGGAGCAGAGCGTTCCCGGTCCGGAGAGCGCAACCGCTGCGCCGATGACTCCCGCCCAGCGGGATGCCATCTATGGCGGAAGCAGCAACGCTCCGCAACATACCTCCAATGTCTCGGAAGCCCAGGCGGAAGCGAAGCAGAAACGGCTCGCGGTCGAGAAACAGCACCAGGACGCCCTCAACAGCGATACCGTTGCGATCGATTTCTCTCACGCGGGATCGGGGGCGCCCGCCGCGGTCCTCAGTGCCAAAGCGGAGAGCACGGATAAAGCATCTGCGGAAGATATTCCCGGCAAGCTGCCGGCAAAGGATGCGTCCGCCTCAGCAGCCAAATCAAATCCGATGTCTGCTTACAACTTCGACCAGTACCAGGGCCAGCTCTATCGCATCTTCGAGGGCACGGTGCTGGAGGGCGTCGTCACCAACCATATCGACGGCGGATTGTCGGGGCCGATCCTCGTCATGCTAACGACGGATTATTACTCTCACGACCACCAGCAATTGCTCATGCCGCAAGGCACTCGCCTGATCGGCAACGTGCAGAGTGTCGGCAACGCCCAGCAGAGGAAGATGTTTGTCACCTTCCATCGCGCTGTCTGCCCCGATGGATTTTCGCTGGACTTCGACAAGTATCTCGGTCTCGACCAGATGGGGACCACGGGACTGGCCACCAAGGTAGATCACGGGTACCTGATGGCGTTCGGAGCAGCCGCCGCCATCGGTGGCCTCGGCGGCATGGCCCAGATCGGTAACAACGGCTCGGTGCTGTCTCCCTCGACGCAGATTCGGAATGGCATCTCGGAGCAGTCCGCAGCGGAAGGGGAACAGGTCCTCAATCACTTCCTAAACCGCCTGCCGGTCATCACGCTTAAAGAGGGATCACGCGCCCGCGTCTACATTGGCCGTGACATCCTCATACCGTCTTACGCAGAGCATCGCGTCGATCCCACCCTGTAA
- a CDS encoding type IV secretion system protein, producing MSIAVLAQTLPSASSGMDWLYQFTNNLTNLTTQNGGALTQLGWTELSGISLFTLVNMVINWNTSTMTFRLHHHPVRAGDLTHFLLKLIVCSLLLNYWVNPFPGASFGINHFFSYIAQAMVAAFDQHSLDQLLQLLKNAGDGTSMPSFTAPVQILCYVLVQIMLGLASAILFVINCSAFILYGVTALFGPIFVPLLMTQTFKAKFFHFLDVLISFAMIRAVAAAFIYVWAGFMNGFLQQTFNGNYSMDMWIANLVPCLMVFVAFIINMLFIPSMTQAIFGGAAGLASSGQQAVGNIVRTLAITGGV from the coding sequence ATGAGCATCGCCGTTCTCGCACAAACACTACCGTCCGCAAGCTCGGGCATGGACTGGCTCTATCAGTTCACGAACAACCTCACCAATCTCACCACGCAGAACGGCGGCGCGCTCACCCAACTGGGTTGGACGGAGCTGAGTGGTATCTCCCTCTTCACCCTCGTGAACATGGTCATCAACTGGAACACGAGTACGATGACGTTCCGGCTGCATCATCATCCAGTACGTGCCGGCGACCTTACCCACTTCCTGCTCAAGCTGATCGTGTGCAGTCTGCTCTTGAATTACTGGGTCAATCCCTTCCCAGGTGCTAGTTTCGGCATCAATCACTTCTTCTCGTACATCGCGCAGGCGATGGTCGCAGCCTTCGATCAGCATTCTCTGGACCAGCTGCTTCAGCTTCTCAAGAACGCGGGCGATGGAACATCGATGCCGTCCTTCACCGCGCCGGTTCAGATCCTCTGCTATGTGCTCGTCCAGATCATGCTTGGACTCGCCTCCGCCATCTTGTTCGTCATCAATTGCAGCGCCTTCATCCTCTACGGTGTGACCGCACTCTTCGGTCCTATCTTTGTGCCGCTGCTCATGACGCAGACCTTCAAAGCCAAGTTCTTCCATTTCCTCGATGTCCTAATCTCGTTCGCCATGATTCGTGCTGTCGCTGCCGCCTTCATCTATGTCTGGGCCGGATTCATGAACGGGTTTCTGCAGCAGACCTTCAATGGCAACTATTCGATGGACATGTGGATCGCCAACCTCGTCCCTTGCTTGATGGTTTTCGTCGCGTTCATCATTAATATGCTGTTCATCCCGAGCATGACGCAGGCAATTTTTGGCGGTGCGGCGGGACTCGCATCATCAGGCCAACAGGCGGTCGGAAATATCGTCAGGACGCTCGCAATCACTGGAGGCGTCTAG
- a CDS encoding type IV secretion system protein: MSTHTVPIERALTPEQALLTDQVGNEVYSSHYAERKAYRLIIGCGTVLLCGSMWLNLSLAHRPVANRYIRIDEMGRAQAIQYTDLNYSPREGEVRTYLTDWANYRYTINRDVIAKKYPLNYYFLSGPLASQLMGTDNQNHLVSQVAAGQVESSDVQVRNVTITSMSEEMVQGVRIARGTALVTFDKIFSEEHSHQPRTEHWLLSVTYYLNPKQVSDQAKIYPQYEFINPLGLTITEFHDNRVSVDPMTPGTTASNPNAIAQPTAGAAR; this comes from the coding sequence ATGTCCACGCACACAGTACCCATTGAACGCGCGCTAACGCCCGAGCAAGCTCTTCTCACCGACCAGGTCGGCAATGAGGTCTATTCCTCGCACTATGCGGAGCGGAAGGCCTACCGTCTCATCATCGGTTGCGGGACTGTCTTGCTCTGTGGCTCCATGTGGCTGAACCTCTCCTTGGCGCATCGCCCGGTCGCCAATCGCTACATCCGTATCGATGAGATGGGGCGTGCGCAGGCGATCCAATACACCGACCTTAATTACAGTCCGCGCGAGGGCGAAGTCAGAACCTATCTCACTGACTGGGCCAACTATCGCTACACCATCAATCGGGACGTCATTGCGAAGAAGTATCCGCTCAACTACTACTTCCTCTCCGGCCCGCTTGCCTCGCAACTAATGGGAACGGATAACCAGAACCATCTCGTCTCGCAAGTGGCTGCAGGCCAAGTGGAATCGAGCGACGTGCAGGTGCGCAACGTGACCATCACATCGATGTCCGAGGAGATGGTTCAGGGCGTTCGCATTGCGCGCGGAACTGCACTTGTGACCTTCGACAAGATCTTCTCCGAGGAACACTCCCATCAGCCCCGTACCGAACACTGGTTGCTGTCTGTTACGTATTACCTGAACCCCAAGCAGGTCAGCGATCAGGCGAAGATTTATCCGCAGTACGAGTTCATCAATCCGTTGGGATTGACGATCACAGAGTTCCATGACAACCGAGTGTCAGTGGACCCCATGACACCTGGGACCACCGCCTCAAACCCGAACGCAATCGCCCAGCCTACAGCGGGAGCAGCGCGATGA
- a CDS encoding CpaF family protein → MSFQLILPFFPEELRALLLDPSISDLMINGTTGVFADRGGVVEHIPLSTPYTNDRLTAAIERVARILGQDLTGQNPILNTRLPDGSRVAVVGPPSSINGPTLTVRKFNRWYTSDELVNAGGFPAHVRDRVLTLIQKRKNGIISGGTGSGKSTLMKSLLDHVPLHERLVVIEQPAELKIAHPNAVRWEAVDAIPGQVAITPSQLVAAALRHRPDRIIMGEIRDECGYDLLQAMNTGHGGTLSTLHADSAVDALDRLADMALSARTNLDQAFVRSQTGKAVDFVLHCERDHTGRRRVRELITVSGYSHAEQCFQTEDVYRASDA, encoded by the coding sequence ATGAGCTTCCAGCTCATACTCCCGTTCTTTCCGGAGGAGCTTCGAGCGCTTCTCCTGGACCCGTCGATCTCGGACTTGATGATCAACGGGACGACGGGAGTGTTCGCGGATCGTGGCGGCGTGGTCGAGCATATTCCGCTCTCCACGCCGTACACCAATGACCGTCTGACGGCGGCCATTGAGCGCGTCGCCCGCATCCTTGGACAGGACCTGACCGGCCAGAATCCCATCCTGAATACGCGCTTGCCGGACGGCTCGCGCGTGGCTGTTGTCGGCCCGCCCTCTTCGATCAACGGGCCTACGCTGACGGTGCGCAAATTCAACCGCTGGTACACGTCCGATGAGCTGGTGAATGCGGGCGGATTTCCCGCACACGTCCGTGACAGAGTTCTCACTCTCATCCAGAAGAGAAAGAACGGCATCATCAGCGGTGGAACCGGTTCGGGTAAGTCGACCCTGATGAAATCTCTTCTCGACCATGTTCCGCTCCATGAACGGCTGGTCGTGATCGAACAGCCGGCGGAGTTGAAGATCGCCCATCCAAACGCCGTTCGCTGGGAGGCGGTCGATGCGATTCCGGGCCAGGTTGCCATTACTCCGAGCCAGTTGGTGGCGGCAGCTCTCCGCCACCGTCCCGACCGCATCATCATGGGTGAAATCCGTGACGAATGCGGCTATGACCTGCTGCAGGCCATGAACACTGGCCACGGTGGGACCTTATCCACCTTGCATGCAGATTCCGCCGTGGATGCGTTGGATCGGTTGGCTGATATGGCCCTGAGTGCAAGAACGAATTTGGACCAGGCATTTGTCCGGTCCCAGACCGGCAAAGCCGTGGACTTCGTGTTGCATTGCGAGCGCGATCACACGGGCCGCCGCCGCGTCCGAGAACTGATTACCGTCTCCGGTTACAGCCACGCGGAGCAATGCTTCCAGACGGAGGACGTCTATCGTGCCTCCGACGCCTGA
- a CDS encoding single-stranded DNA-binding protein, with the protein MYSNKVTLIGFLGNDAEVRTNGDRSLTTLSLATKSSYKKDGKYIEHTEWHRCVVFGKLGEFAAKLTKGAHIQVEGELRSRKYESKKTNSEQTIWEIRVNSILKLDRAAKAAAEDDEELSEEEAA; encoded by the coding sequence ATGTACTCAAACAAAGTCACCCTCATCGGCTTCCTCGGCAACGACGCAGAAGTTCGCACCAACGGCGATCGCAGCCTCACCACTCTCTCCCTCGCAACCAAGTCCTCGTACAAGAAGGACGGCAAGTACATCGAGCACACGGAATGGCACCGTTGCGTCGTCTTCGGCAAGCTCGGAGAGTTCGCCGCCAAGCTGACCAAGGGCGCTCACATCCAGGTCGAGGGCGAGTTGCGCAGCCGCAAGTACGAGAGCAAGAAGACCAACTCGGAACAAACCATCTGGGAGATCCGGGTGAACTCGATTCTCAAGCTGGATCGTGCCGCCAAAGCGGCAGCGGAAGACGACGAAGAACTCTCCGAGGAAGAGGCCGCATAG